The DNA region GGTGGAATCAAAAGGGCTCTTTTCAGCAAGATCAGTATAAACTCAGTCAATGATATGATAATGAAAAAGTAGTGCTGAGCCACACAAATTAGTATATGGAAACTAAGGCTATATAATGGCATTTCAGGATGACGTCATTGCCATCAGAAATAAAAGAAGTGTTATTATCAATGGGCCTAGAAGTACTGATCAAAACAGACTATTCAAGGAAACAGTAAAAAATTGTACAACACCTCAGCTAACATAacattaaagataaaaataataacaaactgAAAAATTTTAGCATCTATCAAATACCTTTTAAGACATGTTCTTGTGGCAAGAATCATACATCAGAACCTTGATGACTTTCATTGACTGATAGGTGAGAAATCTTCATACTACAAAGTCAGtcctcaaaatatccttgagaattcaaaCAATAAATTATCCAGAAGAACACTGTCATAGACCAAATCATTGTTTACAATAGCTTTGACACAACTTTAATTCATTAAGAagtaagaaaatgttttaaatagatAATGTCAGGCTAAATACAATGTCCAaatatggaatgaaaagctttcaaaatacagaTGCATATCAGAAGAAATCTAAATTATATATCAACAGAGTTAGGTATTTCTTGTCTCCATCATCCTGTCTGTAAGAATtatactaaacatatttccagGAAGTCTACTGAAGAAGTAATAAGATATACTTTTGTCTTAATATTTTTTCAgctaaaatgcatttattttatccCTTGTGCAATACTCCATATGACATTAAATATACAagtgtcagtcagtaaacatttattaaggacctactacgtgccaggcactgtgctgagtgctggggatacaaagacaacaaaagcagTCCCTACCCTTGCACAGCTCACAACATTATGGAGAAAGGTGATACACAAAAGTAAGCTTAAAATTGGGTGTGGGAAGGGTATGGGAAAGCATGGTGACGTGTAGTGGATTCTGGACAGGTGGATGATGAAGAGATAGTTGGCCTGGGCATCCTCCTTAAATGTAGGAGTTGGGAAGACATTTTTGCTCTCTACTCTCCACTCTATACACTCTCCAATTTGTGAGAGGAAGTGGGGGATCCCAGGGGCAGGAAGTACTAATGAGGTGGGAGTTTCAGGGTTGATATGATCTTATTTGAAAATAAGGTCGCTGGGGAGAGGAAGATGAGATGAAGTCCAGAGGTGACAGTGGTTTGGCATAGGGTTTTACCACCtgataatgataacaaaaataataataatatcatatgtatatggatgtatgtgcgtatgtgttttggtgtggatgtggatgtatatataaatgggcagctaggtggcatagtggatagaatactgggcctggagtcagggagatgtaTCTAATTCTGAGAGAGGAAGGTTAAAGTCCTCCactattataaaattattttttatttatatttgtaatttatttaacttttcctttaaaaatttagaagcTTCCGCGCGCGGACGGTTTGTTCTCCCCCCGTTAGCGCCAGTCCCGCCGCTgtcgctgctgccgccgccgcctcgCGCCCCGCTCGCCACCGCCATGTCCCACTACCTGCGCCCGCCCAACACGTCCCTGTTCGTGAGGAATGTGGCCGACGACACCAGGTCTGAAGACTTGCGCTGGGAATTTGGTCGTTATGGTCCCATAGTTGATGTGTATGTGCCACTTGATTTCTACACTCGTCGTCCAAGAGGATTTGCTTACGTTCAATTTGAAGATGTTCGTGATGCTGAAGATGCCCTGCATAATTTGGACCGAGAATGGATTTGTGGACGTCAGGTCGAAATCCAGTTTGCACAAGGGGATCGCAAAACGCCAAATCAAATGAAAGccaaggaagggagaaatgtACACAGCTCTTCTCGCTATTATGACTATGACAGATATAGGCGATCCAGAAGCCGAACTTACGAAAGGAGGAGGTCTAGGAGTCGTTCTTTTGATTACAACTACAGAAGATCTTATAGTCCTAGAAATAGACCTACTGGAAGACCACGCCGTAGCAGAAGCCATTCAGACAATGATAGATTCAAACACCGAAACCGGTCTTTTTCGAGGTCTAAATCCAATTCAAGATCACGATCCAAGTCCCAGcccaagaaagaaatgaaggctaAGTCACGTTCTAGACTTTCCTGGATGTATAGTTTCAAAACAACGAAAAGTCTATTTAAAACTGTAGCAGTAGCTGGCAGTTCTAGCAAAGAGGAAAGTTGTGGGGttaaactttgtattttctttcttatagAAGCTTCTAAAAAGGTATTTTTATATgttctttttaacaaatattgtGTACAACCTTTAAAAACATCAATGTTTGGATCAAAACAAAAAGACCCATTTATTTTCTGCTTGCTGTAAATTAAGCAAACATgctataataaaaacaaaatgaaggaaaaaaaattagaagctaTATCATTTGGTATATATAAATTTagcattgatattgcttcattttctatgacACTGTTTATCATAATgtaatttccctttttatctcttttaattaaatctatttttgctttaacTTCATCTgatatcatgattgctacccctgctttttctttttgcatcagctgaagcatCATAAATTCtattccagccctttatttttagtctgtgtgtatgtctcattttaaaatatatttcttataaataatataatgttGGATTCTGACTTTTAATCTATACTACTATCTGTTTAGATTTTTGGGaggtgagttcatcccactcacattcaaaattatttaaTGGCCATTGCTTTTTTATTCTAATAAGAtgcttcatattttcttctattttttcattctcttgattctgtctTACAATTTCTTGGTATCTTTTAGTGTCGTTAAatttcccttgcccaattctaatttttgaggagttattttcttttgtaagttGTTGGATCTCTTTTTTCAATtggattattttcttttcataattttcttgaatttcttgcattgctcttatttattttcctaatCTTTCTGTGACctcctttatttgattttaaaattcctttttaagctcttccaagaactcttttgggGATTGTGACCATTTGATACTCTTCTTTGAAATACAAGTGGCTGTTTTAATTTTACTACCTTTTTCTGAGTATGAATACATATCTTCCCTTTCACCATACTAGCTATCTATAATtggcttctttctcttttgcttactaATTTTTTAGCAGCTTATTTCTTAGCTATTAACTTTATGTTACAGTCTGGCTCTAGTTCTGAGGTGTAGGAAATAATGtctcaggcttcaggtttttcatacTGTTGTTTTCTGAGTTCTCTCTGGGGATCTGATTTCAGGTACTCCTCTCCACCCCTGTGCCACTTCCAGGGCCCCCTGAAATGCTGTCAACATACTCTTACTCCTTGCAGTCCCTCTCATGACTACAAGCTTAAGCTTACCCCTACACTctggaaccaaaaccagggaTTCCATTCTCCCATGAGCGCCCATAGCGAGTAGGGCCTGA from Trichosurus vulpecula isolate mTriVul1 chromosome 1, mTriVul1.pri, whole genome shotgun sequence includes:
- the LOC118837344 gene encoding serine/arginine-rich splicing factor 10-like, with the translated sequence MSHYLRPPNTSLFVRNVADDTRSEDLRWEFGRYGPIVDVYVPLDFYTRRPRGFAYVQFEDVRDAEDALHNLDREWICGRQVEIQFAQGDRKTPNQMKAKEGRNVHSSSRYYDYDRYRRSRSRTYERRRSRSRSFDYNYRRSYSPRNRPTGRPRRSRSHSDNDRFKHRNRSFSRSKSNSRSRSKSQPKKEMKAKSRSRLSWMYSFKTTKSLFKTVAVAGSSSKEESCGVKLCIFFLIEASKKVFLYVLFNKYCVQPLKTSMFGSKQKDPFIFCLL